One Streptobacillus ratti genomic window carries:
- a CDS encoding phage baseplate assembly protein V, with the protein MEIFKVGEVSDMDVEKGKVRVIFPQEDDLVSDWINILVPFSESYQDSYMLSKGQTVYCLFIPGMIEQGVVLGSPMRKGPSNENEIKRTFSDGGFWSYKDGILTLEPIEKIKINAKKIEINADVEISKNVKIKSDLTVDGSTITGGSINLNTHTHSGIYPGPGITGGPQ; encoded by the coding sequence ATGGAAATATTTAAAGTTGGGGAAGTAAGTGATATGGATGTAGAAAAAGGTAAAGTTAGGGTAATATTTCCACAAGAAGATGATTTGGTAAGTGATTGGATAAATATATTAGTTCCTTTTAGTGAAAGTTATCAAGATAGTTATATGTTATCTAAAGGACAGACTGTATATTGCTTATTTATTCCAGGGATGATTGAACAGGGTGTGGTTCTAGGTTCTCCTATGAGAAAAGGTCCAAGCAATGAAAATGAAATTAAAAGAACATTTTCTGATGGTGGCTTTTGGTCATATAAAGATGGAATTTTAACATTAGAACCTATTGAAAAAATAAAGATTAATGCTAAAAAAATAGAAATAAATGCAGATGTTGAAATATCTAAAAATGTTAAAATAAAATCTGATTTAACAGTTGATGGAAGTACTATAACTGGTGGAAGTATTAACCTAAATACACATACACATTCTGGAATTTATCCAGGTCCAGGTATTACAGGAGGTCCACAGTAA
- a CDS encoding phage tail protein: MIGSFGKLIFEVSDKKVVSLNNQISRSYKAKIIEHSPIYGIGMLRFQGRELITVSFNIHFNRTLTPNLREEVLKVKDMFEKGEVNNLVFGGQVFGENPFIITELNETNSYYNINASDFDVIELSLSLKEYIEKPKNHNDRIIKQNDNRPKLAKLNKSSVQKKQIKILKGAKK, translated from the coding sequence ATGATAGGAAGTTTTGGAAAATTAATATTTGAAGTGTCAGATAAAAAGGTTGTTTCTTTAAATAATCAAATTTCAAGGAGTTATAAGGCAAAAATTATCGAACATTCTCCTATTTATGGCATAGGTATGCTTAGGTTTCAGGGTAGAGAATTAATTACTGTTAGCTTTAATATTCATTTTAATAGAACACTTACCCCTAATTTAAGAGAAGAAGTATTAAAAGTTAAAGATATGTTTGAAAAAGGTGAAGTTAATAATCTAGTTTTTGGAGGTCAAGTATTTGGCGAAAATCCATTTATAATAACAGAATTAAATGAAACTAACAGCTATTATAATATTAATGCTTCAGACTTTGATGTTATAGAATTAAGTTTGTCTTTAAAAGAATATATAGAAAAACCTAAAAATCATAATGATAGAATAATTAAACAAAATGATAATAGACCAAAGTTAGCAAAATTAAATAAATCCAGTGTACAAAAAAAGCAAATAAAAATATTAAAAGGAGCTAAAAAATGA
- a CDS encoding XkdQ/YqbQ family protein, which yields MADKYEIVKNKLFNNALSKKKLAEVEKVKKVKTKGKSKSKKIAKKIMRDIARKECRINLNVDGDFKYVAGGIIELDSSFGKFEGIYIIETVTHNVDGDYSCDIEATKIKERSK from the coding sequence AAATATGAAATTGTTAAAAATAAGTTATTTAATAATGCATTATCTAAAAAGAAATTAGCAGAAGTGGAAAAAGTAAAAAAAGTTAAAACTAAAGGTAAAAGCAAAAGTAAAAAAATCGCTAAAAAGATAATGAGAGATATTGCAAGAAAAGAATGTAGAATTAATTTAAATGTTGATGGTGATTTTAAATATGTTGCAGGTGGGATTATAGAGCTTGATAGTTCATTTGGTAAGTTTGAGGGTATATATATAATAGAAACAGTGACGCATAACGTTGATGGTGACTATTCGTGTGATATAGAAGCAACAAAAATAAAAGAAAGGAGTAAATAA